The genomic segment CGCCGGCACGCGGACCTCTCCCAGCCGTTTACCAGTCCCCAGGTCCCATCCGATCACGAGGACGGGCCACTGAGCGCGTCCCGGTTCTGAAACCGGGACCGCGGCGACCAGCCGCGAGGCGTCCGGGCTGAACGCGATCGCGCCGTCGTTCGGCCGCTGGATGGCGGCCGGCGCCTCCAACTGCGCCACCCGGCGTCGGGTCACCAGGTCCCACACGTCGTACGTCGATGGGCGATTCGCCGCCCAAGTCCGGCCGAAACCGGCGGCGCGCCGGAAGTCGTCCGACGGGGTGGCGTCCCGGACCGGCAGACTGAACAGTTCTTCGCCCTCGGCCACACGGAAGAGCGACTGGTGCCGCAGCCCGCGGGCGCCGTCCGGCGACAGGTGGCGGTACGGGAACTGGCCCGACATGTCGAACGGGCGCTGCCGGGGCGGGTCCGTGACCACTTCCGCCCGCCGCCCGGTGGCGGCGTCCCAGCGGATCACCTGCCGGTCCGCGCCAGCGGTCAGGATCTCTTTCCCGTCGGCGGTGAACCGCACGGTGCCGACCGCGCCGAGGTGCCCGGTGATCGGGGTGAGCAGCTTGCCGCTCGGCGCGTCCCACAGCAGCGCCACCGCCCCGACCTCGCCCCAGGCGACGGCGCGGTCGTTGTCCGCGAACGCCAACCCGAGCGTCCCCGGGGCGGCCGGGTACGGCAACAGGTCGGCGACCGGGAACGGGGTCGCCTTGAGTTGCTTGCCGTCGGGCAGCGCCCACCGGAGGACCGTCCAGTCCCGGGCGAGTGCGGCCAGGGTCTTCCCGTCCGGGGAGAAGGCCAACGGACCCAACGTGGCCGACCGGCCCAGGAGGAGCGCGCCGGGCTTCCCGGTGGCCGCGTCCCAGAGCTGAACCGCACCGTTCACGGCGTCGGCCGTTGCGAGCGTCTTGCCGTCCGGTGAGAAGACGGCCGGGCCGCCGGTATAGTCGCCCGGGAGCGCGGCAATACGGTTGCCGGTCACGACCGACCACAGTTGAACGACCGTGGGGTCCTGGGGACCCGCGGAGATGGTCACAAGGGTGTTGCCGTCCGGCGCCAGGAACATCCGGAGGTACGGGCTCTTGAGCCCCTTGAACCGCGCCAGTTGCACGTTCCCGTCCACGTTCCAAACGATGACGTCGTGCGTCCCGTCCGCTCCGGGGGCCTCGGTTGCGAGCACCTTGCCATCGGCCGACAGTGCCACGAAGGCGGTGCCGCGGTCGTTCGGGACGGTCCCGACCTCCTTGCCGGTTGCGATTTCGAAGACGACATGGGCTCCCTGCGTCCGTTCGATCACGGCCCGCTTGCCATCGGCCGAGACCGCCTTGATGGTGAGCCGGCCCGCGAACCCGGGCAGTCCCGCGCGTCCGCGCGGGTCCCCCGCCGCGAACCCGGGTACATCGGTCGCCTGTCCGGTCACCGCGTCGTAAAGGCGCGGACCGGTGGCGTAGCCGCCGGCCAGGAACGTCCGAAAGTTCGGGGGCAGCAGGTGCGCGCCGAACCCTCCGAACGGACCGACGACACAGAGGCCGGCGCCGAGCCGGGCTCGGGCGCCCGCGGGCAACGGCGCTTCGGCCGCGCCCGTGTCGGCGGCTCGCCCGGCGGGGACCGGCGCGAGCAGGAGGGGCGAACGAACACCACAGGCGCTGCGTCGTCACGGGTGGACCTCCGAACGGACCGATGCCGGCCAAATGAAAGTACCCGCCCGCCGATCGAAAATCCAGTTCCGGGAGCAACAGAATCGGAATTCCGGGCGACGACTTATCGACCTAACCATTCTTATTTAGACTGTCCGTACGGAGAACGGTTCGTGCTGGACAGCGCTGGGGATGTCATTGTGAAGTTCGACCCGCTGAGCGTGAAGGGGCGCCGAGCCCTCGGCGGCACGCCGGTGACGATCCCGTTCACGGCGGCGACGCCAGCGGGCCGCCAGCTCGGCCACAAGGGCCTCGGCGGCCGGCTTACCGTTCGGCACAGGTGTGAGTATGAAACCACGGAGTTGACTATCTGTCATTCGGTCAAATGACTTCGTCCCACAGGCTGTGGCATTCCGTTTGCAGGTCTAATAAGTGCCCGCAAGAAGGAGACTCAGCTCGCCCGATCAGAGGTGCCGAGATGATCCCGACAATGCTCAGCGTGCTGCTCACGCTCAATTCCACTCAATCGCTGAACCAGCCCGACCCGTTCCGTGGGACCCAGGAGTCGGTCGCTCCTAAGCTCAACCACTCCAGCGGGGGCATGACGCTGGAGGCCCTGCACGGGCTGCCGCTGACGCGGCCGGTGTACGCCCCACCGCAGCCCCAGGTCTGGATCTACCAGCCGTATATCGGAGGCTACTCCCGCTCGCCCGGCATGGGCGGCTACCTCCCGCCCGGAACCGGCCGCAGCTACGGCGCGTTAGGGTTCGGGTGGTGGTGGTGACACAGCGCCGCTGGAAAGGTGACTCGAGATGACGCGGGCCGGAGCAACCCGGCCCGCGTCATCTCGTTGTGTGTTAGTGACCGGGCGGGGGCGGGTCGTAGCCGGATGCCGGATCTTCTCGCCCCGGGACGGCTTTGCGGGTCCAGGTGTGCGGCCCCCGTGCGAGGTGGCACCGGATTAGCAAACTGATAAACGACCGTCATTCGAACCGCACGCGCCGCGCCTTGGCGGCCAGGAACGAGTGCGCCAGCAGCCCCCCGAGGCTCGCAAATCCGAGAACGGACTCCCACGCGTTCAGCTCCTCGATACGCGACCCGAGTCGGCGCATCTCGCTGTCAATCGTGCCAAACGACAGCCGCAGCGCCCGTTCGGTCTCATCGGCCTCGTCCTTCGACAGGCCCGGTTTCCGCGCGCGGAAATCGGCGACCCTCGCGTCGTGGGCCTCGGCCCGCGCCCGGAGCGGTTCGAATTGGCGCATCAACTCGAACCGCTCCAGCCGCTCCGAGGCGAACAGGCTGAAGATGACGGCCGATAGTCCGATCCCCATCCACCGGAACCGGCCGGCCGGGATCTGAAAGACCGATGCCAGGTGGACCGCGAACAGAAACACGAACACCGCCGCCGGCGCGCTGCGGCGGTCCGACCCGAAGACCGCCGCGGCGGCCAGGGCCAGCACCACCACGACCAGCGCGGTGCAGGTGCCCGAGACCCATTTCTGCTCTCGGCCCAGGAGCACCCGGCCGTCGCGGTCGAAGAGGAGCAGCACGTTAATGATGTGTTTCGCGAACCACGTGGCGGCCACGAAAGCGGCGTAGCCGAGAACGAGGGCGGCGAAGACCGGTTCCGCGCTCGGGACCTGCTTGCCGAGCGCGTCGAGCCCTTGCACGACCACCACCATCCCGATGATCAGGCCGTACTGCACCCGCGGCGGGAACCGCGACAGCACCAGGAAGAACTGGAGCACGCGCCGGTAGAACCAGTTCCGGGCCCGCAGGGCCTCGAGCAGCCCCGCCTTCGCCCATTCGGAGTTCGGGTCCAGCCGCAGCGACTCCCGAAAGTGTTCGACGGCCTTACGCGGTTCGTTCTCGTGCAACAGCGACCAGCCGCGGTTGGCGTGCGTGTACGCGTCCTCGGGGTGCTTCTCGAGCGTGCCCTCCAGCGTGCGGGCCGCCTCATCGTGGCGGCCGAGTTTCGTCAGCGCGACGGCCCGGTGGTTCAGGCACACCTCGTCGTCCGGGTCGAGGGCCAGCCCCTCGTCCGCCGCGTTCAGGGCCGCGCCCCAGTGGCACCGGGCGATTTCGATGGCCGCGAGCTGGCCGAAATAGCTGGCGGTCCAGCTGTTCAACTCGATCGCGCGGCGGATGGCCGCTTCGGCGCCCTCGAAGTTGCCCCGCTTGGATTCGGTCAGGCTGACGACGAAATGGGCCCGGGCCGCGTCCGGGGCCAGTTCGACGGCCCGCCGGGCCGCGTCCCGGGCCCCGGGCCGGTCCGTGACGTACCCGCACAGCGCCGAGAGGATGTAGCCCTCGGGGTCCTCGGGGTCCTCGCCGATCCGGGCCGCGATCTCGTTGGAAGCCAGGTCGTACCGCTTCTGCTCCATCAGAACGCGGGCGCGGGCGAACCGATCCGTTTCCATGATCACTTCCGAAGGTATTTCAGGATGTCGTCGTACTGGCCGCCCTGGTTGGCGAACGTCGCGTAGTTCCGCGCCGTCGAGAACCACTCCTTCGTGGACGGCTTCACCAGTGCCGCCGCCGCCAACAGGTCCTTCGTGGTGAGCGGTTTGGGGACCCCGCTCGCGATCGCCTCGCGCAGCTTCGCCTCGACGGCCAGATCGACGACCGCCTTGAGGTCCGCGCCGGAGAACTGGTCCGCCCGCTTCGCGACCTGGTCGAAGTCGAGCGCCTGTTGCGGCTTGCCCGCCGCGAGCACGCGGAGGATCGCCGCGCGGGCCGGGGCGTCCGGCGGCGGGACGAAGAGGATGCGGTCGAAGCGGCCCGGCCGGCGGAACGCGGGGTCGAGGTGCCACGGGGCGTTGGTGGCCGCGAGGACCAGCACGCCGTCGTTCGACGCCGTCGCCCCGTCGAGTTCCGAGAGGAACTGGTTGATGATCATCCGGCCGGCGCTCTGGCGCAGGTCACTGCGGTTGGCCGCCAGCGCGTCCACCTCGTCGAAAAAGAGGACGCAGGGCCGGTTGCGGCGGGCCTCGTCGAACAGCGCGTGCAGGTTCTTCTCGCTCGACCCGAGCCACATGTCGAGCACGTCCTCGATCCCGACGGCGATGAACGACGCGCTCACTTCGCCGGCGGTGGCGCGGGCCAGGTGGGTCTTGCCGCACCCGGGCGGGCCGTACATCAGGATGCCGCCCCCGACGGCCTTGCCGTAGGCCTGATAGAGTTCGGGGTGCTTCAGCGGGTGGATGATCTTGAGCCGGATCTCGTCCTTGATCGCGTCCATGCCGCCGACGTCGTCGAACCGGACCCGGGGCTTCTCCAGCCGCCCGGACAGGTCGGGCGCGCCCTCGGGGCCGCCGACGGCGATGCGCCCGTCCGAGACCTCGCTCTCGTCGGGGGCCTGATCGATACCGAGCTGCGTCGCGAGGTCCGGGTCGGCGGCCGCGGGGTCCGTTTCGACGCCCAGTTTGTACCGGGCGACCGCCCGCTCGACCTCGCCCTCGCGGAGCAGCAGCTTCGCCAGCAGCACGTGGGCTTCCCCGGGCGCCTGCGGGTCGCGGACGAGGCTCTCGAGCACGACCCACGCCTGACTGGTCTGGCTCTGCTGGAAGTACAGTCGTGCCAGTCCGAACCGGGCCGCCGGCTCCTGCGCGTCCCGGGCGAGAACGGCGCGGTACTCGGCCTCGGCTTCGGCGAAGCGCCCGAGGTTCGCGAACGATTCGGCGAGGTGCTTGCGGAGCGGGAGGTTGTCGGGGCTGAGCTGGACGGCCTTGATGAGCCCCGCCAGCGGGTCGGGCGTTGCCATGAGGCGTGTTCTCGCGGGCAAGAGGGGCCGAGAGCGCGTCGGCTTCGTGGTCCGGCGCCCGGCACGATCGGGTCCGCCGCGCCTTTCAATTTAGGATAACGAGGGAGCCCGTCGAGGAACGCCGCCGGGAATACGATCGGCCGACGACGCGGTGGGCGAAGCTGGCAAGAGTGGTTGTGGGAACCGTGCGAGCGTATTCGAGACAGCAGTGGGGCCACGAAACTCATTCCGCCCCTACCCGAACTCAAAAAGAAGTGACGAGAGGGACAGCAATCCGGCGCCCCGGCGCACAGGAGAGGGCGTCGGCCGGGCCACGGTCGAGGCGCCTCTCCGGGCACCTCTGGTTCCGCTGCGCGTTCCGGGCGGGGCGCGCCGGCACTCGCTTCGTTCCTCTCGCTCACATTGGCAGCGACAACGCGAGGAGCGCGACGAACGCAACACCTCCTGCCACCAATACCCCGAACCCCGACGCCACCCCGACCTTGAGCCCGCGCCGGCGCCCGATCCCGATTCCGACACCGAGAGCCACCGGGATGGTGAACAGTGCGACGAGCAGCGTCATGGCGAACTTCCAGCGACGAGGTACTGGCAAGAAGGAGCGCACGGGCACGGTCGAGGGACCCACGACCGAGCCGCGAGAAACAACTCACACGCCCGGCTCCGGTAGCGAGCGCAGCTCGATACTACTCTTCGCCGAGCGCCAGGTCCACAACCCAGTACCCGCGGGCGTGCGGCCCGGCCCCGGGCACCCGGTATCATACCGGATCCAGTTCTTTCAAGTTGGGCGATTGATGAGTAGCAGGGCGCATGAGTTTTCCGGTCAATGGTGGTTACCACGCCTCCATTACCGGAGCCCCCATGCGCCCCGCGACCCAGTCTATCCGCCCGACACCCGTAACCGCCACCCGGCACCTGCGTCCGGTCCTCACCGATTGGCTCGGCCGTGCGGTTCGACGTCCCAAGCGCCGACGTACCTGTGCACCCGAGACCGTGTGGCGGGTGGTCTTCTTTGCGGCGGCCCTTACGCGCTCCTTGGCGGTGGCCTGTGCCGCCATCGCCGGTGCGCCGTCCGGTCCGGCCATCTGGGATGTACTCTACGCCACGCTCCCCAAGGGCCGACGCACCCTCGAGCGACGCCTGCTCCCGGCCCTCCATGCCCCACTCGGGAAGCGGAAACGATCCGCGCGGGTGGCGATCGACTATCACCGGGTCGCGTACTTCGGGGAGCCGAACCGAGACACAACCCGGGCCAAGGAGACATCCCTGTCACGGTGATCGGATGTAGCTCTAGTAGTCGGCCACTGCAAATTTGCGGAGCCGATTGGGCCGCTTCCCCAGCGTTATTGGCCACTCATGCTCCGCGAATTGACGGTGGCGGTCTGCTCGCCACGGGCGGCGCGGTTCGCGTTCGGTGTGACGGTGTCGGTGTACAACGCCCTCCAGGCGGTCAAGGGGGCGCTGGTGCGGGAGCACGGGGCCGACGTGCCGGACCAGTTGTCCGGGGCGGTGATGGCCGAGGACGCGGGCCGCACGTGGGACGGGTTGGATCTCGCGATCGCCCCGCGCGAGTGGTCGGCACTGTCCGCGTTGAGCCCACCGGCGTTCGGGCGCTGGCTCCAGGGAGCCCAGGGCAAATGACCAAGAAGCGGGCCCGATTAACAAGCAAACCGCGACGTTCCGGTTCCTCAGCAGCGCAAACATCCAGTGGGCAAAAAAGACACCGTGACAGGGGTACCTCACAGGGGCCGGGGCGACACGATTCCCCGAGCCCGGCCCCACAAAGGCCGGCTACAGAAGACGTGAACCACGGACCCGCCGACACCGGTACTCATCAATCGGATCCGGTATCAGTCCCGCGTTCGCCGTTCCGCCTCTCCCCAGAGGGCTCGGGCGAACACCTTGAGGTGCTGAACCTGCGCGTCCGACTGGACCCACCGCGGCTCGATCTGACGGACCCGTTCTAGGGCCGCGAGCGGTGAGCACCCTTCCCAGATCAGTTGACAGGCGAGTTGGGTCCCGGTCCGCCCGAGCCCGGCCCGGCAGTGGATCGCGACCGTGGTCTCGCACTGCAGGTACTGTTCGATGCGCGCGCAGAGGGCCCGCGTTGTTGCGACGGACGGCGCCCCCATATCGGGGACCGGAACGAACAGCGGCTCGATGTCGTACTCCCGCAGCAGGTGCGGGTCGAAGGGCTCCTCCTCGAGCGTCACCAGAACCCGGACCCCGACCCGTTTGAGCGCCTCGAGATCGTACCGGACGTCGTAGAGGATGCCCGGGCGGGGGGTGCCGCCAAGCCGCCCCGGCTTCAGCCAGTGGAACCCGCGGGGGCCGTAGGCGGCGGGGGGGACCGGACCCGGGGCCGGGTGCTCGTCCGGAGCGGCGTCCGGAGCGCCGGCCGGGGCCGCGGGATCGGTGGTCGGGCAGCTGCCCGTCCGGACGAACTGTTGCGCGAGGTCCGATTGCGGGGCGCGGAAGAAGCGGTCGGTCGCCCCCTCCTCGCACACGCGGCCGCTGGCCAGGAGGGCGACCCTCGAGGCGACGGCCCGCGCGTGCTCCTGGTTGTGGGTGACCATGAGGATCGCGCGGCGCCCCGCTTCCGCGCGGATGAGGTCCAGCAGGGCGCCCGCGGCGTCGTCCGGCAGCCCCGCCGTCGGTTCGTCGAGCAGGAGCAGCCGGGGGTTCGCGGCCGCGGTCCGCGTGACCGCCAGGCGCCGCTGGAGCCCGAGCGGGAGCCCGATCACCTCCCGCGTGAGGCCCCCGGTTAGCACCCCGAGCCCGGCCCGCTCCAACAGCCGGACGATCACGTCGTGCTGTTGGGCGCGCGTGAGCGCGTTGCGCTCCGGGAGCCCGGAGGCGAGGTTCTCGAACACGGTGTCGAGCAGGAGGCGCGCGTTCTGCGACACGAGCGCGGGCCGCTCGGCCCGGCCCAGCGGCCCCCCGGCGTAGGTCACGGTTCCCCACCACCGGAAGGACGGCTGCGAGTCGTTGAAGCCGGCGAGGGACCGCAGGAGCGTGGACTTGCCCGTACAGACCGGCCCCAGCAGGGCGACCGCGCCGCGCGCCGGTACGGACAGGGTGACGCCGGAGAGCACGGTTTGCTCCCCGAACGCCACCCCGTAGCCCCGGAGCTGCAGCACGGTCTCGGCGGGCGCGGTTGGCTCAGACATTGCTTTCCAGGTCCGGAAGCGAGAGCCGCGACTTGGTCAGCGCCATGCCGATGTTCACGCTCTTGCGGCACACGAACACGGCCGCCTGTTCGGAGTTGCGCTTGGACCGCAGGAAGACGTGCACCAGGTTGTCGCTCATCACGATCATTTCCTGGAAGTAGTGGGCCCCGTCGTCCTTCACGCCGCGGGACTTGCGGAACAGCTTTTCGATGGAGGACACGTTGGTACCCTGGAACAGGTCCGCCGTGGCCGCGGCCACCAGATCGAGCACCTCCCGCGGGTGCGAGTCAACGGTCTTCGCCCCCAATAGCATCCCGGACCCCATGTCCACGTAGCCCGTCGCGACACAGTCCGGGACGCTGGCCTGTGCCCGGGTACACGCTTGTTCCAGTTTCGACGCCATGAGACTCCCCATTACCCAACGAACTCCCCGCCCCGGTTCGGCCGCGGGCACGCGCCCGCGGACACCCCGAACCGGGTCAGTGATCGGACGCTGTTCAGTGAACGGCCGGGCACTCGCGAACGAGGACCGGCTCCAGTGCGCGCAGCGCGAACGGCTTGACGAGTACGGCCCCGGCCCCGGCGGCCCACCAGTCCCCGGCCCGGTTCTTGTTGGCGGGGGCACACGTCACCACAAGGGCGCGGTCCGGCACCGCGCCGGCCAGTTGCTGGACGACGCGGGCGCACCGCTCCACCCCGACGGTCTCGGCGCTGACGACGGCCCCCATCGGGCGCGCGCGGGCCACCGCGTCGAGCGGATCGGCGGCGAGCGCCAGGTCGATGGTCTGGAGCCGGTACCAGCGCCCGAACCAGCCCGTCAGCTCCGGTCTGACGCCGGGCTGCGTGTCCCAAACGGCGACCGCCCGGGCCGCCGGGGCCGCGCCCCGAACGCCCCCTCGCCGAGGAGCCGGGCCGCGACCGCTGCGACCGCCCGGCCCGTGAACAGCGCTCGCGGAAGTACTCGCTCGCGGCGGCGGCCCCCGGGCGCGTTCCCAGTCCGGGACCTTCGCCAGGGCCCGCGCGAACGTGCCGGCCAGGGCCCGGGCGACCGCCTCCACCTGCGCCGGCGTCGGCCCGGAGCCCGGGTCCGCGACGGCGCCCGCCAGCACCGCGGCCTCGACCGCTTCGAGTAGCGCGTCGGCGCTCAGCGGCTTGACCAGGACCCCGACCACCGACCGGTGCTCGTGGCCCGGCGCGGCCGGCTCCCCGCCGCCCCGCTCGGTCATCACGATGACCGGCACCCGGCGGAGCACCTCGTCGGATTCCAGCCGCGCCAGGAACTCCGTGACGACGGTGTCGGGCAGGTGATCGTCCAGCAGGACGACGTCCGGGCGCTCGGTGCCGAGCAGCTCCAGCGCGCCCCGCGCGCTGTTCCGCGTTTCCACCCGGTAGGCGCTGAGGAGCATCTGCGTCTGGCGCCGGATCGTCATGCTGTCATCGACGACCAGGACGAAGGGCGGCCCCGCCATCACAGCACCTCGCAGAGGACGGCGGCGAACGGCGCCTCGGTACACGGCTCGTTCTGAACGGCCCGGAGCACGCCGGCCGGGCTGGGCTCGTCGGGGGGCACCCAGTCGCCCCGGCTGTGGAGGACGAACAGGTCGCCCGGGGTCGTGGCGAGGGTCCGAACGACCGCGTCCCCGTCGTCGGTCAGCCGCCACCGGCGGGGCACGCGCCACGGCGACAGCAGCCAGGCGCACCCCGGTCGGGGGCACCGAGAGCCGCGCCTCGGCCCCGCCCGGAGCCAGGAAGAACACGGACGCCTCGGCCGCCGTGCGCTCGGCCCCCGGGAGCGCGCCCGCGTCCGGCGCGTTCTGAACCGCCTTGCGGGCGGCCTCGCACTCGGCCGCGCTCACCGTTTGGCCCAGGGGCCAGGTCGGCACGACCGCCGCGAGTTGGCCCGCCCGCGGGGCCGGGATCCAGGGAACACCACGTTCGCCTCGACGAGCTCCCGCGGGTTCGGGAACCGGCTCACCGCCGCGAGCCAGCCGAACGGGGTCCGCACCGTGCGCACGAGCGCGGACGCAAACGCAGGGTGGGCGCGTTCCCGCGACCGCGAGCACCCGGCGGACGCAGGCGGCCAACCGGTCCGCGGAGATCGACGGATCGACGAGCGTCAACAGGCCCTGGTTGAGGACGATGATCTCGCGCGCCAGGTGCTCGGCCGCCAGGAGGACGAGCGGCAGCCCCGGAAAGGCACGAGCGGCCGCGGCCGGCGCGTCCGGGACGCGCCGCGTGCCCGCCGGGAGCGCGCCGAACGCGAGCCGGCGGCACCGTGTCCGGCCACCCCCGTCGGACTGGGCCACCCAGGGCACGGTCCTCAGGCCGTTAACCTCACACGCCTTCTCGATCAACTGGACGCTCCGCGGGTCCGCCCCGGCGAGAGCGACCAGCGCGACCGGGCTCGGGGGCTGGGCCCCAGCCGCGGGACCGGAACGCACATCTGGAAGCACGAGAGTCGCCATGAAGGTTCGTTCCGTTAAGGCGCCCCGCCCGTTCGGCGGCGCGCGCTCCGCCCGGCGCGGACCGGTCCGCGCCGGTACCCGTCTCATTTGCCCTTTCGGCGGCCGCTCATGAGGCGGCCGAGAAAGGACGTCTTCTGGGGCTCCACGATGGTCCCGTCCGTCAGGGGGGAGCCGCCGGTGATCGTCGGGGCCGAGGCGAGGCCCGGCGCGCCGGGCGGACCGGCCAGAGGGGCCAGCGCGGCGGTCAGCTCGTCGTACGTCTGGAACCGGTCCCCCGGGCCCTTGGCCAGCATCCGGAGGACGATGTCGTTCAGCGCCCGCGGGATGCCGGGCCGGCGCGCGGCCGGCGGCACCGGGTGCGCGGTGGAGTGCTGAAAGAGGATCGCAGAAGCCGAGGACCCCACGAAGGGCGGGGCCCCGACCAGCGCGTGGTAGAGCGTCGCGCCGAGCGAGTAGATGTCGGCCCGGTGGTCCAGGTCCGGATCGCACCGGGCCTGCTCGGGCGAGATGTAGGAGACGGTCCCGACGATGGTCGCCTCTTGCCCCTTGGGCTCGAGGCGGCCGTCCAGGAACATGCCCAGGCCCAGATCGGCAACCTTGACCTGCCCGTCCCGGGTGAGGAGCACGTTGTCCGGCTTCACGTCGCGGTGGATCACGCCCAACCGGTGCGCGGCCGCGAGCCCCGCGACCGTCTCGGTCGCGATGCGGGTGACGCGGTCGGCGCTGACGGCCCCCGACTGGTTGAGGAGCTGGGCTAGGCTCAGGCCCTCCACGTACTCCAGCACGATGTACGGGTACTCGCCCTCGTCCTCGACGTCGAACACCCGGACCACGTTCGGGTGGTTCAGTTGCGCCAGCAGCCGCGCCTCCCGCCGGATCATGTCGATCGATTGCTCGCCCGTTTCGAACGCTTCGCGGTGGAGGATCTTCACGGCCACCCGGATGTGCAGCTTCTGGTGCGTCGCGAGAAACACGACGCTCGAGCCCCCTTTTCCGATCTGCTGGTCGAGGTGGCACCGCCCGAGGAGCTGCCCCGGCTTCGGCGGCCCCATGTACCCGCCGGGCGCGGGCGCCCCCCGCACCGCCGGGACGCGGGCGAGACGGGTCGTGTCGGACAGCACGTGCTCGGCCGCCGGCGCCGTTGTTCGGACGTGGGCCTGGAGCCGGTCCGGGCGCAACAACGCGCGCGCGAAAACGAGAGCGGGTATCGGCTCCTCCCAGACGGACAGGAGCCCCTTGGGCGGTGGGGCGGCCTGAAAGAACTCGTCCCGCAGCCGCGCACTGAACCCTGGGCCCTCATCGAACCGGAGTTCGAACTCCCCGACCTGGAGCCGCTGGCCGTTGCGGGCCGGGGCCAGGTCGGTCGCGTCGCACGAGGTGAGCCCGGAGCGGACGAGGTGGCCCGCGACCCCCCCCCGGCCGGACCGGCCCGCGTGGCACAGTTCCGTCAGGCGGTCGACGTCGTCCTGGCAAATATGAGGGCAACCGTACAAAATACTCAGCAACAATTCGTCTTCCTGATCCATGAATCAATCTGCTCTATCGAAAGTAAATGTTAATATATTATTTTAAGTCATAGATATAAATATCTACGGAAATTTATACTATATTGGCGCGAACGCCCCTGCCATCGACTTGTTCGTTGGTGTCGAGGACAGCGTAGCCCACAATCGGCAGCGTGCAACTCGGGGGCTATTTTTTTGGGGCACTTCCGCAACCGTCTCCGAAAGCTGTAGGGCTCCCGTAAATTCGCTCAGCCGAGCGGCCGCGTTTCGTGCCCCACTTTTCTTCCCGAAGGTGAATGTTGTTCGCGCCGGAGCGTGGAGCCGTAGCCGTTTGGCGGGCGCGGCGCTGTCCCGGTCCGGGCCGCTCCGACGGCCGCCGGTATCACCACATGAAACGGGCGATGTGCGGTGTGCGGAACGGCCCGCTGAGAGCGATGCAAGAGCAAACCGAGTAGCAAAGTGGAACCGCTGGAGTCGTTCCGCCGCAACAACAAAAACGCAGTGGCCCGGGGCGTGAGGCGCTTACCGGCCGGCGGCTGACGTGGATCGGCTTCGGGACCGCGCCTCGCAGTGAGGAACGAGCTAAGGCATTTGGTTAAAGGTAGCTCTCGTGAGCACCCACTGACGAACTATCGTGGCGGGAACATTCGAAAATCAGCGGCGATGTCCCGGGGGTCCGCGACCTCTTCCACTACCTTCGGGTTGTCCCGGAACTGCTGCCGTACCCAGCCCAACTGGCCGAGCCGGAGCGAGTGATTCGGGTTCAACTTCGCCCCGAGCTCGACCCGCACCTCGGCAACCTCGGTCGTGCAGGAGTAACAGGTGAGCGCGGCTGCCCTTCGTTGTTCTCGGCGTCCGGGCCTACGCCGCGCTCGCAGCGTATCCGGGCGACCTCACCCGCCCCACAGCCGCCGCTTCCCGCCTGTCCGGAGAAGTGGAGCACCGTCTCGGGGTGACGAGGGTGAGGAGGGAAGGGGCTATCAGACGAGGCGCCCGAGACGGACGGATTGCGGCCCCGAAGAATCGACTTCGACCCGCAGCCCGATCACC from the Frigoriglobus tundricola genome contains:
- a CDS encoding tetratricopeptide repeat protein, whose product is METDRFARARVLMEQKRYDLASNEIAARIGEDPEDPEGYILSALCGYVTDRPGARDAARRAVELAPDAARAHFVVSLTESKRGNFEGAEAAIRRAIELNSWTASYFGQLAAIEIARCHWGAALNAADEGLALDPDDEVCLNHRAVALTKLGRHDEAARTLEGTLEKHPEDAYTHANRGWSLLHENEPRKAVEHFRESLRLDPNSEWAKAGLLEALRARNWFYRRVLQFFLVLSRFPPRVQYGLIIGMVVVVQGLDALGKQVPSAEPVFAALVLGYAAFVAATWFAKHIINVLLLFDRDGRVLLGREQKWVSGTCTALVVVVLALAAAAVFGSDRRSAPAAVFVFLFAVHLASVFQIPAGRFRWMGIGLSAVIFSLFASERLERFELMRQFEPLRARAEAHDARVADFRARKPGLSKDEADETERALRLSFGTIDSEMRRLGSRIEELNAWESVLGFASLGGLLAHSFLAAKARRVRFE
- a CDS encoding WD40 repeat domain-containing protein, coding for MPAGARARLGAGLCVVGPFGGFGAHLLPPNFRTFLAGGYATGPRLYDAVTGQATDVPGFAAGDPRGRAGLPGFAGRLTIKAVSADGKRAVIERTQGAHVVFEIATGKEVGTVPNDRGTAFVALSADGKVLATEAPGADGTHDVIVWNVDGNVQLARFKGLKSPYLRMFLAPDGNTLVTISAGPQDPTVVQLWSVVTGNRIAALPGDYTGGPAVFSPDGKTLATADAVNGAVQLWDAATGKPGALLLGRSATLGPLAFSPDGKTLAALARDWTVLRWALPDGKQLKATPFPVADLLPYPAAPGTLGLAFADNDRAVAWGEVGAVALLWDAPSGKLLTPITGHLGAVGTVRFTADGKEILTAGADRQVIRWDAATGRRAEVVTDPPRQRPFDMSGQFPYRHLSPDGARGLRHQSLFRVAEGEELFSLPVRDATPSDDFRRAAGFGRTWAANRPSTYDVWDLVTRRRVAQLEAPAAIQRPNDGAIAFSPDASRLVAAVPVSEPGRAQWPVLVIGWDLGTGKRLGEVRVPAQSIGFGDTARPHLAPAGDNARVVLATADGKLWAADYTRGAGAEAVTELAQSQQRFTHPTFSPDGKTFAVAVPAGGSDGHEVQVYDWPRGQRLHTFTGHRWPVTALAFAPDGKTLASGSADGSVLLWDTAAVPAPK
- a CDS encoding AAA family ATPase, producing MATPDPLAGLIKAVQLSPDNLPLRKHLAESFANLGRFAEAEAEYRAVLARDAQEPAARFGLARLYFQQSQTSQAWVVLESLVRDPQAPGEAHVLLAKLLLREGEVERAVARYKLGVETDPAAADPDLATQLGIDQAPDESEVSDGRIAVGGPEGAPDLSGRLEKPRVRFDDVGGMDAIKDEIRLKIIHPLKHPELYQAYGKAVGGGILMYGPPGCGKTHLARATAGEVSASFIAVGIEDVLDMWLGSSEKNLHALFDEARRNRPCVLFFDEVDALAANRSDLRQSAGRMIINQFLSELDGATASNDGVLVLAATNAPWHLDPAFRRPGRFDRILFVPPPDAPARAAILRVLAAGKPQQALDFDQVAKRADQFSGADLKAVVDLAVEAKLREAIASGVPKPLTTKDLLAAAALVKPSTKEWFSTARNYATFANQGGQYDDILKYLRK
- a CDS encoding phosphatase domain-containing putative toxin: MSEPTAPAETVLQLRGYGVAFGEQTVLSGVTLSVPARGAVALLGPVCTGKSTLLRSLAGFNDSQPSFRWWGTVTYAGGPLGRAERPALVSQNARLLLDTVFENLASGLPERNALTRAQQHDVIVRLLERAGLGVLTGGLTREVIGLPLGLQRRLAVTRTAAANPRLLLLDEPTAGLPDDAAGALLDLIRAEAGRRAILMVTHNQEHARAVASRVALLASGRVCEEGATDRFFRAPQSDLAQQFVRTGSCPTTDPAAPAGAPDAAPDEHPAPGPVPPAAYGPRGFHWLKPGRLGGTPRPGILYDVRYDLEALKRVGVRVLVTLEEEPFDPHLLREYDIEPLFVPVPDMGAPSVATTRALCARIEQYLQCETTVAIHCRAGLGRTGTQLACQLIWEGCSPLAALERVRQIEPRWVQSDAQVQHLKVFARALWGEAERRTRD